A window of Streptomyces sp. NBC_01224 genomic DNA:
CTCCCGCTCTTCGGAGCCGTGCGGCGAGCGGATCGACGGTGCTCCGGGCGGTCCGCTCGTAGAGGACGATGGCGAGCAGTGTCACGGGGAGCTGACAGAGTCCCAGCGCCAGGCCGATGTTGAGACCGCCGAACAGGGGGCGGTCCATCAGGTCCTTGGCGAATCCGGAGAGCAGCAGGAAGACGACGAAGTAGCCGAGTGCGGTCAGGGTCGTGATGCGCCGCAGTAGCCGGTACGCGGTGCGCAGTCGGCGCAGATCGCCGTGATGGCCCGGGACGGACACGGGAGTGGTGGGAGCGCTCGGCTGTTCCGGGGGC
This region includes:
- a CDS encoding DUF485 domain-containing protein, with amino-acid sequence MSYGSPPPSPYSSWPGRLPKPSRRHQPPPPHDPEHLLPWQSSEPSPPPEQPSAPTTPVSVPGHHGDLRRLRTAYRLLRRITTLTALGYFVVFLLLSGFAKDLMDRPLFGGLNIGLALGLCQLPVTLLAIVLYERTARSTVDPLAARLRRAGAAQ